A window of Streptomyces sp. SAI-127 contains these coding sequences:
- a CDS encoding CoA-transferase, whose amino-acid sequence MTVTRAEYCVIACAEAWRGDGEVLASPMGLIPSAGARLARRTFSPDLLMTDGEALLVDIDGTVEGWLPYRRHLALVTGGRRHVMMGASQIDRYGNQNISCIGDWARPKRQLLGVRGAPVNTLNNPTSYWVPRHSRRVFVEKVDMVCGVGYDHADGAPCHRIPRVVSDLGVFDFATPDHSMRLASVHPGITVAQVREATGFDLVVPDEVPYTREPTERELRLIREVIDPQNTRSREVGD is encoded by the coding sequence ATGACCGTCACCCGTGCCGAGTACTGCGTGATCGCCTGCGCCGAGGCCTGGCGGGGCGACGGCGAGGTGCTGGCGAGCCCGATGGGTCTGATCCCGTCCGCCGGCGCCCGGCTCGCCCGGCGGACGTTCTCCCCCGACCTCCTCATGACCGACGGCGAGGCCCTGCTCGTGGACATCGACGGCACCGTCGAGGGCTGGCTCCCCTACCGCCGGCATCTCGCCCTCGTCACCGGTGGCCGCCGGCACGTGATGATGGGCGCGAGCCAGATCGACCGGTACGGCAACCAGAACATCTCGTGCATCGGCGACTGGGCACGGCCGAAGCGGCAGTTGCTCGGGGTGCGGGGAGCACCGGTCAACACCCTCAACAACCCGACCAGTTACTGGGTGCCGAGGCACTCCCGGCGGGTCTTCGTGGAGAAGGTCGACATGGTGTGCGGGGTGGGGTACGACCATGCGGACGGTGCCCCCTGTCACCGCATCCCCCGGGTCGTCTCCGACCTGGGTGTCTTCGACTTCGCGACGCCGGACCACTCGATGCGGCTGGCGTCGGTGCATCCGGGGATCACCGTGGCACAGGTGCGGGAGGCCACCGGGTTCGATCTGGTGGTGCCGGACGAGGTGCCGTACACGCGCGAACCGACCGAGCGGGAGCTGCGGTTGATCCGTGAGGTGATCGATCCGCAGAACACCCGGTCCAGGGAGGTCGGCGACTGA
- a CDS encoding CoA-transferase, with amino-acid sequence MTDKTMTADEAVSRLRSGMTLGIGGWGSRRKPMALVRALLRSEVTDLTIVAYGGPDVGMLAAAGRIRKLVAAFVTLDSIPLEPHYRAAREAGAFELMEIDEAMFMWGLHAAANRLPFLPVRAGLGSDVMRVNPGLRTVTSPYDDAETFVAVPALRLDAALVHVNRADRQGNGQYLGPDPYFDDLFCEAADAAYLSCERVVDTAELTKEAAPQSLLIGRHTVTGVVEAPNGAHFTSCAPDYARDEAAQREYATTPWPEFAERWLASSEGAGS; translated from the coding sequence ATGACCGACAAGACGATGACCGCCGACGAGGCCGTCTCCCGCCTGCGCAGCGGCATGACCCTCGGCATCGGCGGCTGGGGGTCCCGCCGCAAACCCATGGCCCTGGTCCGCGCGTTGCTGCGCTCCGAGGTCACCGACCTGACGATCGTGGCGTACGGCGGCCCCGATGTCGGCATGCTCGCCGCCGCCGGACGGATAAGGAAACTGGTCGCCGCCTTCGTCACGCTCGACTCGATCCCCCTGGAACCGCACTACCGCGCGGCCCGCGAGGCCGGTGCCTTCGAGCTCATGGAGATCGACGAGGCGATGTTCATGTGGGGTTTGCACGCGGCCGCGAACCGGCTGCCGTTCCTGCCGGTGCGTGCGGGGCTCGGCTCGGACGTCATGCGGGTCAACCCGGGCCTCAGGACGGTGACGTCGCCGTACGACGACGCGGAGACGTTCGTCGCGGTGCCCGCCCTGCGCCTGGACGCGGCCCTGGTCCACGTCAACCGTGCCGACCGGCAGGGCAACGGGCAGTACCTGGGCCCCGACCCCTACTTCGACGACCTCTTCTGCGAGGCGGCGGACGCGGCCTACCTGTCGTGCGAACGGGTCGTCGACACCGCCGAGTTGACGAAGGAGGCGGCTCCGCAGTCGCTGCTGATCGGACGGCACACGGTGACGGGGGTCGTGGAAGCCCCGAACGGCGCCCACTTTACGTCCTGCGCGCCCGACTACGCCCGGGACGAGGCCGCCCAGCGGGAGTACGCGACCACCCCCTGGCCGGAGTTCGCCGAGCGCTGGCTCGCATCCTCCGAAGGGGCCGGCTCATGA
- a CDS encoding enoyl-CoA hydratase family protein, whose protein sequence is MGVSTSPPEKGPEKDGIAVVTVDFPPVNALPVDGWFALADAVRAAGRDPRVRCVVLAAEGRGFNAGVDIKELQARGPGALVGANRGCFEAFSAVYECEVPVVAAVRGFCLGGGIGLVGNADVVVATEDAVFGLPELDRGALGAATHLSRLVPQHLMRALYYTSRTVTAAELHAHGSVWRVVPRAELDAAALELAREIAAKDGELLRLAKAAINGIDPVDVRRSYRFEQGFTFEASVSGVADRVRDRFGKEEA, encoded by the coding sequence ATGGGTGTCTCCACCTCGCCCCCGGAAAAGGGGCCGGAAAAGGACGGGATCGCCGTCGTCACGGTCGACTTCCCGCCGGTGAACGCCCTGCCGGTGGACGGCTGGTTCGCCCTGGCCGACGCGGTGCGCGCGGCCGGCCGGGATCCTCGGGTGCGGTGCGTGGTGCTGGCGGCGGAGGGACGCGGGTTCAACGCCGGGGTGGACATCAAGGAGCTCCAGGCGCGGGGCCCGGGAGCACTCGTCGGCGCCAACCGCGGCTGTTTCGAGGCCTTTTCGGCGGTGTACGAGTGCGAGGTGCCCGTCGTCGCGGCCGTGCGGGGATTCTGCCTGGGCGGCGGCATCGGGCTCGTGGGCAACGCGGACGTCGTCGTGGCGACCGAGGACGCCGTCTTCGGGCTGCCCGAGCTGGACCGCGGCGCGCTGGGCGCGGCCACGCATCTGTCCCGGCTGGTCCCGCAGCATCTGATGCGCGCCCTGTACTACACCTCGCGCACGGTGACGGCGGCCGAGCTGCACGCGCACGGATCGGTGTGGCGGGTGGTGCCACGCGCCGAACTCGACGCGGCCGCACTGGAGCTGGCCCGCGAGATCGCCGCCAAGGACGGGGAGCTGCTGCGCCTGGCCAAGGCCGCCATCAACGGCATCGACCCGGTCGACGTGCGCCGCAGCTACCGCTTCGAGCAGGGTTTCACCTTCGAGGCGAGCGTCAGCGGGGTCGCGGACCGGGTCCGGGACCGGTTCGGGAAGGAAGAGGCATGA
- a CDS encoding SDR family oxidoreductase, with translation MELNGRVVAVTGGTRGVGAGIARSFAEAGAEVVVCARRPPEVPLPKTRFVSLDVRDADAVRQFFAELPRLDVLVNNAGGAPYRLLADAGPERHLRVLELNLLAPLTVSLAAYEHLKRTRGSIVMIGSVSGGRPSPGAAAYGAAKAGLENLARSMAVEWAPDVRVNTLVVGMVRTEQSHLHYGDDEGIAAVSRTVPLGRLAEPSDVGAAAVFLASNAAAYISGASLLVHGGGERPAFLDAATVNKET, from the coding sequence ATGGAGCTGAACGGGAGGGTCGTGGCCGTCACCGGCGGGACGCGTGGAGTCGGCGCCGGGATCGCCCGCTCCTTCGCGGAGGCGGGCGCCGAGGTCGTCGTCTGCGCACGCAGACCGCCCGAAGTCCCGCTGCCGAAGACGCGCTTCGTGAGCCTGGACGTCCGGGACGCGGACGCCGTACGGCAGTTCTTCGCCGAACTGCCGCGCCTGGACGTACTCGTCAACAACGCGGGAGGAGCGCCCTACCGGCTGCTCGCCGACGCCGGACCCGAACGGCACCTCCGCGTGCTGGAGTTGAACCTCCTCGCCCCGCTGACGGTGTCGCTGGCCGCCTACGAACACCTGAAACGGACCCGCGGCTCGATCGTCATGATCGGGAGCGTCAGCGGCGGCCGGCCCTCGCCCGGCGCGGCCGCGTACGGGGCGGCCAAGGCGGGCCTGGAGAACCTCGCCCGCTCGATGGCCGTGGAGTGGGCGCCGGACGTGCGCGTCAACACCCTGGTCGTCGGCATGGTCCGCACCGAGCAGTCGCATCTGCACTACGGCGACGACGAGGGCATCGCCGCCGTCTCCCGCACGGTCCCGCTCGGGCGCCTCGCCGAGCCGTCGGACGTCGGGGCGGCGGCCGTGTTCCTCGCCTCGAACGCCGCCGCGTACATCAGCGGGGCCTCACTGCTGGTGCACGGCGGCGGGGAACGGCCGGCGTTCCTCGACGCCGCAACGGTCAACAAGGAGACGTGA
- a CDS encoding SDR family oxidoreductase gives MTGICDGRVVVVTGAGRGLGRAHALAFAAEGARLVVNDLGVGLDGTPGPDSPASLVAEEIRAAGGEAVAHGGDIATTDGAASLVEAALETYGRLDTLVNNAGFLRDRMLVNLDEEDWDAVTRVHLKGHFLPLKHAAAHWRTEAKAGRTPTARIINTSSGAGLLGSVGQGNYSAAKAGIVGLTLVAAAELARYGVQVNAIAPAARTRMTEQTFADTMAAPTDGFDAMAPENVSPLVVWLGSEASAGVTGRVFEAEGGRITVMEGWRAGPTADKGARWAPAEAGEATLKLLGEAEAPGPVYGA, from the coding sequence ATGACCGGAATCTGCGACGGCCGGGTCGTCGTCGTCACCGGCGCGGGCCGCGGTCTCGGCCGCGCCCACGCCCTCGCCTTCGCCGCCGAGGGAGCACGGCTCGTCGTCAACGACCTCGGCGTCGGCCTCGACGGCACCCCGGGCCCCGACAGCCCGGCCTCCCTGGTGGCCGAGGAGATCCGCGCGGCGGGCGGCGAGGCGGTCGCCCACGGCGGCGACATCGCCACGACCGACGGTGCCGCGTCCCTCGTCGAGGCGGCCCTGGAGACGTACGGCCGCCTCGACACCCTCGTCAACAACGCCGGCTTCCTGCGCGACCGGATGCTGGTGAACCTAGACGAGGAGGACTGGGACGCGGTGACCAGGGTCCACCTGAAGGGCCACTTCCTGCCGCTGAAGCACGCGGCGGCACACTGGCGGACGGAGGCGAAGGCGGGACGCACGCCGACCGCCCGCATCATCAACACCAGCAGCGGAGCTGGCCTGCTGGGCTCGGTCGGACAGGGCAACTACAGCGCCGCGAAGGCCGGGATCGTCGGCCTCACCCTGGTCGCGGCGGCCGAACTCGCCCGCTACGGCGTCCAGGTCAACGCGATCGCCCCCGCGGCCCGGACGAGAATGACGGAGCAGACGTTCGCCGACACGATGGCGGCCCCGACCGACGGCTTCGACGCGATGGCCCCGGAGAACGTGTCACCGCTGGTGGTCTGGCTGGGCTCCGAGGCGAGCGCGGGAGTGACGGGCCGGGTCTTCGAGGCGGAGGGCGGCCGCATCACGGTGATGGAGGGCTGGCGGGCGGGCCCGACCGCCGACAAGGGGGCGAGGTGGGCCCCCGCGGAGGCGGGGGAAGCGACCCTGAAGCTGCTCGGCGAGGCGGAGGCGCCGGGCCCGGTGTACGGGGCGTGA
- a CDS encoding beta-galactosidase family protein encodes MSEFTVGETDFLLDGRPVRLLSGALHYFRVHEAQWGHRLAMLRAMGLNCVETYVPWNLHEPHPGEFRDVEALGRFLDAAREAGLWAIVRPGPYICAEWENGGLPHWLKGHARTGDEVYLGQVERWFRRLLPQVVERQIDRGGPVIMVQAENEYGSYGSDAAYLLRLAELLRAEGVAVPLFTSDGPEDHMLTGGSIPGVLATVNFGSDARTAFEALRRYRPDGPLMCMEFWCGWFEHWGGEHVVRDAGDAAAALREILECGASVNLYMAHGGTNFAGWAGANRGGGALHDGPLEPDVTSYDYDAPIDEYGRPTEKFWRFREVLAQYGPVADLPPAPGVLEAGGDVNLSEWASLSAVLEERGGPLHEGPVPPTFEELDVDRGLVRYEVTVPGPRQPYPLTARGLRDLAVVYVDGERAGVLTEEDVELKEPVAGHARVELWVESLGRVNYGPRSGEGKGITGGLLHERQFLHGVRARGLRLDALDSVTGVGFREVPGGGSPGLYRGEVSVRGAGDAVLELPGWTRGFVWVNGFNLGRYWSAGPQRTLYVPGPVLREGGNDVWVLELEEAPVNGTVLRLRAPGPTHENPLTTS; translated from the coding sequence ATGAGCGAGTTCACGGTGGGTGAAACCGATTTCCTGCTGGACGGACGGCCGGTGCGGCTGCTGTCCGGCGCGCTGCACTACTTCCGCGTGCACGAGGCCCAGTGGGGGCACCGGCTGGCGATGCTGCGGGCGATGGGCCTCAACTGCGTGGAGACGTACGTGCCGTGGAACCTGCACGAGCCGCACCCGGGTGAGTTCCGGGACGTGGAGGCGCTGGGCCGGTTCCTGGACGCGGCCCGGGAGGCGGGGCTGTGGGCGATCGTCCGCCCGGGCCCCTACATCTGCGCGGAGTGGGAGAACGGTGGTCTGCCGCACTGGCTGAAGGGTCACGCGCGCACGGGCGACGAGGTGTACCTGGGGCAGGTGGAGCGCTGGTTCCGGCGGCTGCTGCCCCAGGTCGTGGAGCGGCAGATCGACCGCGGCGGCCCGGTGATCATGGTTCAGGCGGAGAACGAGTACGGCAGCTACGGCTCGGACGCCGCGTATCTGCTGCGGCTGGCGGAGCTGCTGCGCGCGGAGGGCGTCGCGGTGCCGCTGTTCACCTCGGACGGTCCCGAGGACCACATGCTCACCGGCGGCTCGATTCCCGGTGTCCTCGCGACGGTCAACTTCGGCTCCGACGCGCGGACGGCGTTCGAGGCGCTGCGCCGGTACCGCCCGGACGGTCCGCTGATGTGCATGGAGTTCTGGTGCGGCTGGTTCGAGCACTGGGGCGGCGAGCATGTCGTACGGGACGCAGGGGACGCGGCCGCGGCGCTGCGGGAGATCCTGGAGTGCGGCGCCTCGGTGAACCTCTACATGGCGCACGGGGGCACGAACTTCGCCGGCTGGGCGGGCGCCAACCGGGGCGGGGGCGCGCTGCACGACGGTCCGCTGGAGCCGGACGTGACGTCGTACGACTACGACGCGCCGATCGACGAGTACGGCAGGCCGACGGAGAAGTTCTGGCGCTTCCGTGAGGTGCTGGCGCAGTACGGTCCGGTGGCCGACCTGCCGCCCGCGCCCGGGGTGCTGGAGGCGGGCGGTGACGTGAACCTGTCCGAATGGGCGTCCCTGTCCGCCGTGCTGGAGGAGCGTGGCGGGCCGCTCCACGAGGGTCCCGTCCCGCCGACCTTCGAGGAGTTGGACGTCGACCGGGGGCTCGTGCGGTACGAGGTGACCGTGCCGGGGCCGCGGCAGCCGTATCCGCTGACCGCGCGGGGGCTCAGGGATCTCGCGGTGGTGTACGTCGACGGGGAGCGGGCCGGGGTGCTCACCGAGGAGGACGTCGAGCTCAAGGAGCCGGTCGCGGGGCACGCGCGTGTGGAGCTGTGGGTGGAGTCGCTGGGGCGGGTCAACTACGGGCCGCGGAGCGGGGAGGGCAAGGGGATCACCGGGGGGCTGCTGCACGAGCGGCAGTTCCTGCACGGGGTGCGGGCGCGGGGGCTGCGGCTGGACGCGCTGGACTCCGTGACCGGGGTCGGCTTCCGGGAGGTCCCGGGGGGTGGCTCGCCGGGGCTGTACCGGGGTGAGGTGTCCGTGCGGGGCGCCGGGGACGCGGTGCTGGAGCTGCCGGGCTGGACCCGGGGGTTCGTGTGGGTCAACGGCTTCAACCTCGGCCGGTACTGGTCGGCGGGCCCGCAGCGGACGCTGTACGTGCCCGGTCCCGTGCTGCGGGAGGGCGGCAACGACGTGTGGGTGCTGGAGCTGGAGGAGGCACCGGTGAACGGGACCGTGCTGCGGCTCCGTGCGCCCGGTCCGACCCACGAGAATCCGCTCACGACCTCGTAG
- a CDS encoding AraC family transcriptional regulator, with product MYHTWMRFLTPSPVHHRLGLVCLGVGLQYGPLPTVGPRTLDSHVAVVISTGTGWYETPDGRRTTVTAPALLWLTPGVPHHYAPDPGAGWDEGFVGFTGPATATYTELGYIEPDRPVVPLSDATGPRAVIARIARAARRDNPLLEVETGAAVHELLVALRRARADLAPDGDPVLKALARDAFKAMSVADHATRHGMTLAELRTAVRRGAGCSPKDYLLGIRLGRAKELLAATELPVASIARRVGYDDPAYFSRLFTRRVGMAPVRFRAQESRTVPGGWSNQVPDPDDPPRI from the coding sequence ATGTACCACACGTGGATGCGGTTCCTCACGCCCAGCCCCGTCCATCACCGCCTTGGCCTGGTCTGCCTCGGGGTCGGACTCCAGTACGGCCCGCTGCCCACCGTCGGTCCCCGCACCCTCGACAGCCACGTCGCCGTCGTCATCAGCACCGGAACCGGGTGGTACGAGACTCCCGACGGCCGGCGCACGACAGTCACCGCGCCCGCGCTGCTGTGGCTCACACCCGGAGTCCCGCACCACTACGCGCCCGACCCGGGGGCCGGCTGGGACGAGGGCTTCGTCGGCTTCACCGGGCCCGCCACCGCCACGTACACCGAACTGGGGTACATCGAGCCCGACCGCCCTGTCGTGCCCCTGTCCGACGCCACCGGACCGCGCGCGGTGATCGCCCGCATCGCACGGGCAGCCCGCCGCGACAACCCCCTCCTGGAGGTGGAGACCGGCGCCGCCGTCCACGAACTCCTCGTCGCCCTGCGCCGCGCCCGCGCCGACCTCGCCCCCGACGGCGACCCGGTCCTCAAGGCCCTCGCCCGCGACGCCTTCAAAGCGATGTCGGTCGCCGACCACGCCACCCGCCACGGCATGACCCTCGCCGAACTGCGCACCGCCGTCCGCCGGGGCGCCGGGTGCAGCCCCAAGGACTACCTCCTCGGCATCCGCCTGGGCCGCGCCAAGGAACTCCTCGCCGCCACCGAACTCCCCGTCGCCTCGATCGCCCGCCGCGTCGGCTACGACGACCCCGCCTACTTCTCCCGCCTGTTCACCCGCCGCGTCGGCATGGCCCCGGTCCGCTTCCGCGCCCAGGAGAGCCGGACGGTCCCCGGCGGCTGGAGCAACCAGGTACCGGATCCGGACGATCCGCCGCGGATCTGA
- a CDS encoding chorismate mutase has product MTTSNTGSGDVDPAVREELARLRDSIDNIDAAVVHMLAERFKATQQVGHLKARHQLPPADPAREARQIERLRTLAENAKLDPAFAEKFLNFIIAEVIRHHERIAEDTVNGSTPLAN; this is encoded by the coding sequence ATGACCACCAGCAACACCGGATCCGGTGACGTCGACCCCGCCGTCCGCGAGGAGCTCGCCCGTCTGCGGGACAGCATCGACAACATCGACGCGGCCGTCGTCCACATGCTCGCCGAGCGCTTCAAGGCCACCCAGCAGGTCGGCCACCTCAAGGCCCGCCACCAGCTGCCGCCCGCCGACCCGGCCCGCGAGGCCCGCCAGATCGAGCGGCTGCGCACCCTCGCCGAGAACGCCAAACTCGACCCGGCCTTCGCTGAGAAGTTCCTGAATTTCATCATCGCCGAGGTGATCAGGCACCACGAGCGCATCGCCGAGGACACCGTGAACGGCTCCACCCCACTGGCCAATTGA
- a CDS encoding response regulator, producing MPSDAKILIVDDHEDTLYALESALAPLGYRLARATSGDEALKQVLRGQVGLLLLDVRMPGVSGLDVVRYMRRLEQTQHIPVVLLTGFGADHELTSTAFGLGVADLVMKPIDPWALRTKVRYLFDAHRRHLALEHEVRELRALVKDHGESDQENAARRPLPHPDARVPVQRGQGAHTGELEQDRT from the coding sequence ATGCCTTCGGATGCCAAGATCCTCATCGTCGACGACCATGAGGACACGCTCTACGCCCTGGAGAGTGCCCTCGCCCCGCTGGGCTACCGGCTCGCCCGCGCCACCAGCGGGGACGAGGCCCTCAAGCAGGTGCTCCGGGGCCAGGTCGGCCTCCTGCTCCTCGACGTGCGGATGCCCGGCGTCAGCGGCCTCGACGTGGTCCGCTACATGCGGCGTCTGGAACAGACCCAGCACATCCCCGTCGTCCTGCTCACCGGCTTCGGCGCCGACCACGAACTGACCTCCACCGCCTTCGGCCTCGGCGTCGCCGACCTCGTGATGAAACCCATCGACCCCTGGGCCCTGCGCACCAAGGTCCGCTACCTCTTCGACGCCCACCGGCGCCACCTCGCCCTCGAACACGAGGTGCGGGAGCTACGCGCTCTCGTCAAGGACCACGGCGAGAGCGACCAGGAGAACGCCGCCCGCAGGCCCCTGCCCCACCCGGATGCCCGGGTACCGGTGCAGCGCGGACAAGGGGCGCACACCGGGGAGCTCGAACAGGACCGGACATAA
- the pepN gene encoding aminopeptidase N, whose translation MSVLTRDEAQTRAKLLDVHRYTIALDLTTGDETFESQTVVRFTARAEADTFVELKPAELREATLDGRPLDPETLEENRLPLKGLTAGEHELRIDAVMRYSRTGEGMHRFTDPTDGETYVYTQLFMDDVQRVFAAFDQPDLKAVFDLSVKAPEDWTVLANGITTDLGEGLWQAAPTPLISTYLVAVAAGPWHSVRTEHRGLPFGIHCRRSLAPHLDADADELFEITRQCYDRYHEKFEEPYPFDSYDQAFVPEFNAGAMENPGLVTFRDEFVYRSAVTDTERQTRAMVIAHEMAHMWFGDLVTLRWWDDIWLNESFAEYMGYQTLTEATRFTDTWVDFGVMRKGWGYDADQRPSTHPVAPEEVNDTASALLNFDGISYAKGASALRQLVTWLGEKDFLAGINTHFARHKFDNATLADFIDSLASATERDVHAWADAWLRTTGVDTLRPTVTRAEEGTYTLQVEHKGSRPHRIAVGLYDQDVADEGRHLVLRERLDLDVPQTDSQGPLPIGKRPALLLLNDGDLTYAKVRFDNESFKAVTESLSGLPSPLTRAVVWNALRDAVRDGELPPTAYLEAARAHLPHETDLALVQGVLAFASTYVADRYVTHEQRPAALATLSSLCRDLIRRTEDGDNPGLRLIAVRHCINVTSQPDTIAAWLADGTVPGGPELDPELRWRVLARLAVLGATDETAIAAELERDPSATGQEGAARCRAALPTEESKAQAWEAMFTHDDLSNYLFTATAQGFWQPEQTELVRQYVPRYYEDAVALAARRGPAIADAAGRWAFPDHAIDEDNQALGQACLRDADPIPALRRKLIDQLDDLGRALRVRQM comes from the coding sequence ATGTCCGTACTGACGCGCGACGAAGCGCAGACCCGTGCCAAGCTCCTCGACGTTCACCGTTACACCATCGCGCTCGACCTCACCACCGGCGACGAGACCTTCGAGTCACAGACCGTCGTCCGGTTCACGGCGCGCGCCGAAGCGGACACCTTTGTCGAGCTCAAGCCGGCCGAACTGCGGGAGGCCACCCTCGACGGCCGCCCCCTCGACCCGGAAACCCTCGAGGAGAACCGGCTGCCCCTCAAGGGCCTGACCGCCGGCGAGCACGAACTGCGCATCGACGCCGTCATGCGGTACTCCCGCACCGGCGAGGGCATGCACCGCTTCACCGACCCCACCGACGGCGAGACCTACGTCTACACCCAGCTGTTCATGGACGACGTCCAGCGCGTCTTCGCCGCCTTCGACCAACCCGACCTCAAGGCCGTCTTCGACCTGTCCGTCAAGGCCCCCGAGGACTGGACCGTCCTCGCCAACGGCATCACCACCGACCTCGGCGAGGGCCTCTGGCAGGCCGCCCCCACCCCCCTGATCTCCACCTACCTCGTCGCCGTCGCCGCCGGCCCCTGGCACTCCGTGCGCACCGAACACCGCGGCCTGCCCTTCGGCATCCACTGCCGCCGCTCCCTCGCGCCCCACCTCGACGCGGACGCCGACGAACTCTTCGAGATCACCCGGCAGTGTTACGACCGCTACCACGAGAAGTTCGAGGAGCCGTACCCCTTCGACTCCTACGACCAGGCGTTCGTCCCCGAGTTCAACGCCGGCGCCATGGAGAACCCCGGACTCGTCACCTTCCGCGACGAGTTCGTCTACCGCTCCGCCGTCACCGACACCGAACGCCAGACCCGCGCCATGGTCATCGCCCACGAGATGGCCCACATGTGGTTCGGCGACCTCGTCACCCTGCGCTGGTGGGACGACATCTGGCTGAACGAGTCCTTCGCCGAGTACATGGGCTACCAGACCCTCACCGAAGCCACCCGCTTCACCGACACCTGGGTCGACTTCGGCGTCATGCGCAAGGGCTGGGGCTACGACGCCGACCAGCGCCCCTCCACCCACCCCGTCGCCCCCGAGGAAGTCAACGACACCGCCTCGGCCCTCCTCAACTTCGACGGCATCTCCTACGCCAAGGGCGCCTCCGCACTCCGGCAACTGGTGACCTGGCTCGGCGAGAAGGACTTCCTCGCAGGCATCAACACCCACTTCGCCCGCCACAAGTTCGACAACGCCACCCTCGCCGACTTCATCGACTCCCTCGCCTCCGCCACCGAACGCGACGTCCACGCCTGGGCCGACGCCTGGCTGCGCACCACCGGCGTCGACACCCTCCGGCCGACCGTCACCCGCGCCGAGGAAGGCACGTACACCCTCCAGGTGGAGCACAAGGGCAGCCGCCCGCACCGCATCGCCGTCGGCCTCTACGACCAGGACGTCGCCGACGAGGGCCGCCACCTCGTCCTGCGCGAACGCCTCGACCTCGACGTCCCCCAGACCGATTCCCAGGGCCCACTGCCCATCGGCAAGCGCCCCGCCCTCCTGCTCCTCAACGACGGCGACCTCACCTACGCCAAGGTCCGCTTCGACAACGAGTCCTTCAAAGCGGTCACCGAGAGCCTCTCCGGCCTGCCCTCGCCGCTGACCCGCGCGGTCGTCTGGAACGCCCTCCGGGACGCCGTCCGCGACGGCGAACTCCCGCCCACCGCCTACCTGGAGGCGGCCCGCGCCCACCTCCCGCACGAGACCGACCTCGCCCTCGTCCAGGGCGTCCTCGCCTTCGCCTCCACCTACGTCGCCGACCGCTACGTCACCCACGAACAGCGCCCCGCCGCCCTCGCCACCCTCTCCTCCCTCTGCCGCGACCTCATCCGCCGCACCGAGGACGGCGACAACCCCGGCCTGCGCCTGATCGCCGTCCGCCACTGCATCAACGTCACCTCCCAGCCCGACACCATCGCCGCCTGGCTCGCCGACGGCACCGTCCCCGGCGGCCCCGAACTCGACCCCGAACTGCGCTGGCGCGTCCTCGCCCGCCTCGCCGTCCTCGGCGCCACCGACGAGACCGCCATCGCAGCCGAACTGGAACGCGACCCCTCGGCCACCGGCCAGGAAGGCGCCGCCCGCTGCCGCGCCGCCCTCCCCACCGAGGAGTCCAAGGCACAGGCCTGGGAGGCGATGTTCACCCACGACGACCTCTCCAACTACCTGTTCACCGCCACCGCCCAGGGCTTCTGGCAGCCCGAACAGACCGAACTCGTACGGCAGTACGTGCCCCGCTACTACGAGGACGCCGTCGCCCTCGCCGCCCGCCGGGGCCCCGCCATCGCCGACGCCGCCGGCCGCTGGGCGTTCCCCGACCACGCCATCGACGAGGACAACCAGGCCCTCGGCCAGGCCTGTCTGCGCGACGCCGACCCCATCCCCGCCCTGCGCCGCAAGCTGATCGACCAACTCGACGACCTGGGACGGGCGTTGCGCGTGAGGCAGATGTAG